The following proteins are encoded in a genomic region of Actinomadura sp. NAK00032:
- a CDS encoding replication-associated recombination protein A produces MRPRALDEVVGQGHLLGPGTPIRQLVDRDVPMSLVLWGPPGTGKTTLATVVSQVTSRRFVEVSAVSDGVKRVRAEIDLARRELGMTGRQTVLFVDEVHRFNKAQQDALLPAVENRWVSFIGATTENPFFSVISPLLSRSLLLTLEPLGDDDLREVIRRALTEERGLAGAVTLDPAAEDHLVRLAGGDARRTLTYLEAASLVVDEGGAIDADVLERAVDRAAVRYDREGDQHYDVISAFIKSIRGSDVDAALHYLARMIEAGEDARFIARRLIVHASEDVGMADPTALQTAVAAAQAVEFVGLPEARINLAQAVIHLSLAPKSNAVITAVDGALGDVRKGLAGPVPRHLRDGHSKGSSKLGHGKGYKYAHDHPGGVVRQQYAPDSVDGREYYRPTRHGAESRFTEVLARIRSVLRGTGDRH; encoded by the coding sequence ATGCGGCCCCGCGCCCTCGACGAGGTCGTCGGGCAGGGGCACCTGCTCGGCCCGGGCACCCCGATCCGGCAGCTCGTCGACCGGGACGTGCCGATGTCGCTCGTCCTGTGGGGCCCGCCGGGGACGGGCAAGACGACGCTCGCCACGGTCGTCAGCCAGGTCACGTCCCGCCGGTTCGTGGAGGTCTCCGCCGTCAGCGACGGGGTCAAGCGGGTCCGCGCCGAGATCGACCTGGCCCGCCGCGAACTCGGCATGACCGGCCGGCAGACGGTCCTGTTCGTCGACGAGGTGCACCGGTTCAACAAGGCCCAGCAGGACGCCCTGCTCCCCGCCGTGGAGAACCGGTGGGTGTCCTTCATCGGCGCCACCACCGAGAACCCGTTCTTCTCCGTCATCAGCCCGCTGCTGTCGCGATCGCTGCTGCTCACGCTGGAGCCGCTCGGCGACGACGACCTGCGCGAGGTGATCCGCCGGGCGCTCACCGAGGAGCGCGGCCTCGCCGGCGCGGTGACCCTCGACCCCGCCGCCGAGGACCACCTCGTCCGGCTCGCCGGCGGCGACGCCCGCCGCACCCTGACCTACCTGGAGGCCGCGTCCCTCGTCGTCGACGAGGGCGGCGCCATCGACGCGGACGTGCTGGAGCGGGCCGTCGACCGGGCCGCCGTCCGCTACGACCGCGAGGGCGACCAGCACTACGACGTCATCAGCGCGTTCATCAAGAGCATCCGCGGCAGCGACGTCGACGCGGCGCTGCACTACCTCGCCCGCATGATCGAGGCCGGGGAGGACGCGCGGTTCATCGCCCGGCGGCTCATCGTGCACGCCAGCGAGGACGTCGGGATGGCCGATCCGACCGCGCTGCAGACCGCGGTCGCCGCCGCGCAGGCGGTGGAGTTCGTCGGCCTGCCCGAGGCCCGCATCAACCTCGCCCAGGCGGTGATCCACCTGTCCCTGGCGCCCAAGTCCAACGCGGTGATCACGGCGGTGGACGGGGCGCTCGGCGACGTCCGCAAGGGCCTCGCCGGGCCCGTCCCCAGGCACCTGCGCGACGGGCACTCCAAGGGCTCCTCGAAGCTCGGGCACGGAAAGGGCTACAAGTACGCGCACGACCACCCCGGCGGGGTGGTCCGGCAGCAGTACGCGCCCGACTCCGTGGACGGACGGGAGTACTATCGCCCGACCAGGCACGGCGCCGAGTCGCGCTTCACCGAGGTGCTCGCGCGGATCCGCTCGGTGCTGCGCGGCACCGGGGACCGGCACTGA
- a CDS encoding DUF948 domain-containing protein translates to MLTGGQLAGLIVAVFWAVLVAFVALTLLKLSRLLGEAGDVVRELGDQAGPLMDDMARTVKRANEQLGRTDAITKQVAGVTQNVSAVTTVMTSVVGGPLVKAAAFSYGVRKALKNGDGDGRAASGRPQLQARSTGKGRR, encoded by the coding sequence ATGCTCACTGGTGGACAGCTGGCAGGTCTCATCGTGGCCGTGTTCTGGGCGGTGCTCGTCGCGTTCGTCGCGCTGACCCTGCTGAAGCTCTCCCGGCTCCTCGGCGAGGCCGGCGACGTCGTCCGCGAGCTCGGCGACCAGGCCGGCCCGCTGATGGACGACATGGCCCGGACGGTCAAGCGCGCCAACGAGCAGCTCGGCCGCACCGACGCCATCACCAAGCAGGTCGCCGGCGTCACCCAGAACGTCTCCGCCGTCACCACCGTCATGACGTCCGTGGTGGGCGGGCCGCTGGTGAAGGCCGCGGCCTTCTCCTACGGCGTCCGCAAGGCCCTGAAGAACGGCGACGGCGACGGGCGCGCCGCGTCCGGCCGGCCGCAGCTTCAGGCCCGCTCCACGGGGAAGGGACGCCGATGA
- the alaS gene encoding alanine--tRNA ligase, giving the protein MESAEVARRFLRFFEERGHTVVPSASLVAEDPTLLLVNAGMVPFKPYFLGQRTPPSVRMTSAQKCVRTPDIEEVGKTTRHATFFQMLGNFSIGDYFKEQAIPFAWELLTRSREDGGFGFPEEKLWVTVFQDDDEARGIWHDKVGVPLERIQRRGMEDNFWSMGVPGPCGPCSEIYYDRGPEYGREGGPVADEDRYLEVWNLVFMQYERGPGESKTDFPILGDLPAKNIDTGMGLERMAAILQGVDNIYETDTLWRVLDRAAELTGAKYGREHRADVSLRVVADHVRSGTMMVADGIRPGNEGRGYVLRRILRRSIRNLRLLGGQDAGLMHELTAVAIGAMGEQYPELVRTAANIHTVIDAEEDSFLQTLRTGTAIFDTAVEETKRSGGATLAGAQAFKLHDTYGFPIDLTLEMASEQGLQVDEDGFRRLMQEQRDRAKKDARDKKTGNLDVSVLDELLTGAGGRVDFTGYGSLAGDARLVGLLVGGANAPAAGEGTEVEVVLDRTPFYAEGGGQLADHGLIRLGNGAVIEVTDVQSPLAGLIVHRGRVRTGEAQAGDTAYAEVDVERRRAISRSHTATHLVHAGFRRALGESAAQAGSENSPGRFRFDFTASGAVPPSVLRDVEDEVNEVLVGDLDVRAFHTSIDEARAMGALALFGEKYGDEVRVVEVGDYSRELCGGTHVARSGQLGLVKVLGESSIGAGVRRVEALVGIDAFRFLARESVLVAQLAEQMKARKEELPERISGVVARLRDAEKELEKLRSQQVLAIAGSLAGAAADVNGIAFVGHRAPDGTGADDLRKLAVDVRGRLTARPAVVMVAGVPKDRPVVVVAVTEGARERGLKAGALVGLAAKALGGGGGGKDDLAQGGGANPAAVGDALAAVERAVGAA; this is encoded by the coding sequence ATGGAGTCGGCAGAGGTCGCACGCCGCTTCCTCAGGTTCTTCGAGGAGCGCGGGCACACGGTGGTGCCCTCGGCCAGCCTGGTCGCCGAGGACCCGACCCTGCTGCTGGTGAACGCCGGCATGGTCCCGTTCAAGCCGTACTTCCTCGGCCAGCGCACCCCGCCGTCGGTGCGGATGACCAGCGCGCAGAAGTGCGTGCGGACGCCCGACATCGAGGAGGTCGGCAAGACCACCCGGCACGCCACGTTCTTCCAGATGCTGGGGAACTTCTCGATCGGCGACTACTTCAAGGAGCAGGCGATCCCGTTCGCCTGGGAGCTGCTGACCCGCTCCCGCGAGGACGGCGGCTTCGGGTTCCCCGAAGAGAAGCTGTGGGTCACCGTCTTCCAGGACGACGACGAGGCGCGGGGCATCTGGCACGACAAGGTCGGCGTCCCCCTCGAGCGCATCCAGCGGCGCGGCATGGAGGACAACTTCTGGTCGATGGGCGTCCCCGGCCCGTGCGGGCCCTGCTCGGAGATCTACTACGACCGCGGCCCCGAGTACGGCCGCGAGGGCGGCCCCGTCGCCGACGAGGACCGCTACCTCGAGGTCTGGAACCTCGTCTTCATGCAGTACGAGCGGGGCCCGGGGGAGAGCAAGACCGACTTCCCGATCCTCGGCGACCTGCCCGCCAAGAACATCGACACCGGCATGGGCCTGGAGCGCATGGCGGCGATCCTGCAGGGCGTCGACAACATCTACGAGACCGACACGCTGTGGCGGGTCCTCGACCGCGCCGCGGAGCTGACCGGCGCCAAGTACGGCCGCGAGCACCGCGCCGACGTGTCGCTGCGCGTCGTCGCCGACCACGTCCGCAGCGGCACGATGATGGTCGCCGACGGCATCCGCCCCGGCAACGAGGGCCGCGGCTACGTGCTGCGCCGCATCCTGCGCCGCTCCATCCGCAACCTGCGGCTGCTCGGCGGGCAGGACGCCGGGCTCATGCACGAGCTGACCGCCGTCGCGATCGGCGCGATGGGCGAGCAGTACCCGGAGCTGGTGCGCACCGCCGCCAACATCCACACCGTCATCGACGCCGAGGAGGACTCCTTCCTCCAGACGCTCCGCACCGGCACCGCCATCTTCGACACGGCGGTCGAGGAGACCAAGCGGTCCGGCGGCGCGACGCTGGCGGGCGCGCAGGCGTTCAAGCTCCACGACACCTACGGCTTCCCGATCGACCTCACCCTGGAGATGGCGTCCGAGCAGGGCCTCCAGGTCGACGAGGACGGCTTCCGCCGGCTCATGCAGGAGCAGCGGGACCGAGCGAAGAAGGACGCCCGCGACAAGAAGACCGGCAACCTCGACGTCTCCGTGCTGGACGAGCTGCTCACCGGCGCCGGCGGCAGGGTCGACTTCACCGGCTACGGCAGCCTCGCCGGGGACGCCCGCCTCGTCGGGCTGCTGGTGGGCGGCGCGAACGCGCCCGCCGCCGGCGAGGGCACCGAGGTGGAGGTCGTCCTCGACCGCACCCCGTTCTACGCCGAGGGCGGCGGCCAGCTCGCCGACCACGGCCTGATCCGGCTCGGCAACGGCGCCGTCATCGAGGTGACGGACGTCCAGTCGCCCCTCGCCGGGCTCATCGTGCACCGCGGGCGGGTCCGCACCGGCGAGGCGCAGGCCGGCGACACCGCCTACGCCGAGGTCGACGTGGAGCGGCGCCGCGCGATCTCCCGCTCGCACACCGCGACCCACCTGGTGCACGCCGGGTTCCGCCGCGCGCTCGGCGAGTCCGCGGCGCAGGCCGGCTCGGAGAACTCGCCCGGCCGGTTCCGGTTCGACTTCACCGCCTCCGGCGCCGTCCCGCCGAGCGTGCTGCGCGACGTCGAGGACGAGGTCAACGAGGTGCTGGTCGGCGACCTGGACGTCCGGGCGTTCCACACCTCGATCGACGAGGCCCGCGCGATGGGCGCGCTCGCGCTGTTCGGCGAGAAGTACGGCGACGAGGTCCGCGTGGTCGAGGTCGGCGACTACTCCCGCGAGCTGTGCGGCGGCACCCACGTCGCGCGCTCCGGGCAGCTCGGCCTGGTCAAGGTGCTGGGCGAGTCGTCGATCGGCGCCGGTGTCCGCCGCGTCGAGGCCCTCGTCGGCATCGACGCGTTTCGGTTCCTGGCCCGCGAGAGCGTGCTCGTCGCGCAGCTCGCCGAGCAGATGAAGGCGCGCAAGGAGGAGCTGCCCGAGCGGATCTCCGGCGTCGTCGCCCGGCTGCGGGACGCCGAGAAGGAGCTGGAGAAGCTCCGCTCCCAGCAGGTCCTCGCGATCGCCGGGTCGCTCGCCGGCGCGGCGGCGGACGTCAACGGCATCGCGTTCGTCGGGCATCGCGCCCCGGACGGCACCGGCGCCGACGACCTGCGCAAGCTCGCCGTCGACGTGCGGGGCCGGCTGACGGCCCGGCCCGCGGTCGTGATGGTCGCGGGCGTCCCGAAGGACCGCCCGGTCGTGGTCGTCGCCGTCACCGAGGGGGCGCGCGAGCGCGGCCTCAAGGCGGGCGCGCTGGTCGGCCTCGCCGCCAAGGCCCTCGGCGGGGGCGGCGGCGGCAAGGACGACCTGGCGCAGGGCGGCGGCGCGAACCCGGCCGCCGTCGGCGACGCGCTCGCCGCGGTCGAACGAGCAGTAGGGGCCGCGTGA
- the ruvX gene encoding Holliday junction resolvase RuvX → MRQGVRLGVDVGSVRVGVAKCDPGGILASPLETVKSGKGDVDRLVALAAEYEAIEVVVGLPTSLSGREGPAAASARRFASRLADRLPPETVRLHDERLTTVTAESGLRAGGVHGQARRKVVDQAAAAVLLQAALDAERLTGNPPGEIVRGSS, encoded by the coding sequence ATGAGACAGGGCGTGCGGCTCGGGGTCGATGTGGGGAGCGTGCGGGTGGGGGTCGCCAAGTGCGACCCCGGGGGAATCCTCGCCTCTCCGCTGGAGACCGTGAAGAGCGGGAAGGGCGACGTCGACCGGCTCGTGGCGCTCGCCGCCGAGTACGAGGCGATCGAGGTCGTCGTCGGCCTGCCGACGTCGCTGTCGGGCCGGGAGGGCCCGGCCGCCGCGTCGGCGCGCAGGTTCGCGTCGCGGCTCGCCGACCGGCTCCCCCCGGAGACGGTCCGGCTGCACGACGAGCGGCTCACCACCGTGACCGCCGAGAGCGGCCTGCGGGCCGGCGGCGTGCACGGCCAGGCGCGCCGCAAGGTCGTCGACCAGGCCGCCGCCGCGGTGCTGCTCCAGGCCGCGCTCGACGCGGAACGGTTGACGGGCAACCCCCCAGGGGAGATCGTCCGGGGGAGCTCATGA